GTTGGAGCGGGTCGTCGCCTCCGCCGGCTCCGACGCGGGGATGGCCGTGCACATACCCGCCGCCGACGGCGCGGCCGCGGTCGAGCTCGGCAAGCAGCGTGCCGTCGCCAAGGACATCACCACGACCCGGAAGCTGGGCCGCGCCTCCACCACGGAGGTCCCCGGCGGCTCCACCCTGCTCCAGCCCGTCGCGCTGAGCTCCGGCGAGATCGCGGTCGTCGAGGTGTACGTCCCCGAGTCCGAGGTCAGCAACGGCGTCAGTACGGCCTGGGCGGTCCTCGGCGCGGTCGGCGTCGCGCTCATCATCGGCTCGGTCGCGGTCGCCGACCGGCTGGGCGTACGGATGGTGCAGCCCGCGCAGCGGCTGGTGGAAAGCGCGCATGAGCTGGGGGAGGGAAAGCTGGGCGCGCGGGTGCCCGAGGAGGGGCCGACCGAGCTGCGGCTCGCCGCCGTCGCCTTCAACTCCATGGCCGATCAGGTCGTACAGCTCCTGGCAAACGAACGGGAGCTGGCGGCGGATCTCTCCCATCGCCTGCGTACGCCGCTGACTGTGCTGCGCCTCAACACGGCCTCGCTCGGCGACGGGCCCGCCGCCGAGCAGACCCGGGCCGCCGTCGCGCAGTTGGAGCGCGAGGTTGACACGATCATCCGGACCGCCCGGGAGGCCAAGCCGCAGACCGCGGCCATAGGTGTGGGCGCCGGGTGTGACGCGTCCGAAGTCGTGCGCGAGCGGATGGACTTCTGGTCGGCGCTCGCGGAGGACGAGGGCCGCAAGGTGCGTGTGGCCGGGGTCGACCGGCCGGTGCGCATACCCGTCGCCCGCGCTGACCTCGCGGCCGCGCTCGACGCGCTCCTCGGCAATGTCTTCCGGCACACCCCGGAGGGCACGGCCTTCGCGGTCGACGTGCACAACGGCGAGGACGCGGTGATCGTGCTGGTGTCCGACGCCGGTCCGGGGATCGTGGACCCGGAGGCGGCGATGGCGCGGGGCCGGGGCTCCGGAAGCGACGGATCGACCGGGCTCGGGCTCGACATCGTGCGAAGGCTCGCGGAGTCAACGGGCGGGGATGTGCGGATCGGCTCCTCGGTGCTTGGGGGGACGGAGGTGCGGATCTGGATTCAGCTCGATGGGCGGGCGCCGGTC
This genomic interval from Streptomyces dengpaensis contains the following:
- a CDS encoding sensor histidine kinase, translated to MRWALVKVCVAVTTMVVVAFAVPLGLVIQEMARDRAFSNAEREAAAIAPALSITTDRDQLERVVASAGSDAGMAVHIPAADGAAAVELGKQRAVAKDITTTRKLGRASTTEVPGGSTLLQPVALSSGEIAVVEVYVPESEVSNGVSTAWAVLGAVGVALIIGSVAVADRLGVRMVQPAQRLVESAHELGEGKLGARVPEEGPTELRLAAVAFNSMADQVVQLLANERELAADLSHRLRTPLTVLRLNTASLGDGPAAEQTRAAVAQLEREVDTIIRTAREAKPQTAAIGVGAGCDASEVVRERMDFWSALAEDEGRKVRVAGVDRPVRIPVARADLAAALDALLGNVFRHTPEGTAFAVDVHNGEDAVIVLVSDAGPGIVDPEAAMARGRGSGSDGSTGLGLDIVRRLAESTGGDVRIGSSVLGGTEVRIWIQLDGRAPVRRGHRGSVRRRRRGVGVR